Genomic DNA from Hordeum vulgare subsp. vulgare chromosome 2H, MorexV3_pseudomolecules_assembly, whole genome shotgun sequence:
AGTACACATACTCATTTCAAGGGGGTGCAACACTTCTCTGTTTGAGCCTAATATTTCTCCTTTCTACCGATTTGATAGCCGAACACAAGGGTAATTTATCTACGTAGCTAGTTGGTTATGGTGGCAGAGAAGCCCCTCTTCAGGTAGATTGGACTCCTTTATTACTTTATTTAGCCCGATGTTATGCCTAAAACCGGTATCTTATGCAAGCGAGCCTAGAATATGCCGGCCCGCTCTGGAGGAGCTCACGCCcgcgttttttttttgttttttttcttctttcgttTCTTTTCTTCAATAACTATTTGTTGGATGttcttctctgttttttttttggaaaatgatTGATGCGTGTTTAAAATAGGCTTAGTGTATACTCCCTTcatcttaaaataagtgtctcaaacttagtataactttatactagatgtagtataaagttaagacatttattttgagatGAAGGGAGTATTAAAGAAATGTTTAACCAAATAGTTCATATCGTACATTAAAGAAACCCCATTGATATAACAATGATTCACAATATTGAAGAAGTGTTCAATGAGTAGTTGTAAAAATGTTCAATGTATACTTTAATGTTTGTAATATAGGAAACACAAAAagtacaaaaaaaaaagaaaaaccaggagaaaacccaaaccaaaagaaacaaacaaaaataaaaaataaaaataaaatcactaATAAAATaaccaaaacagaaagaaaaaccgCAATAGAGACATAAAAAATGCAACCAGCAAACGCAGCGCGGGCGACAAACTTGGTTAGCCCAACTCGTTCGCATGCTGGCATTGCCCGGTGAACTAGGATTTTCCCAGGAGATGCATTGTTAATTTTGTGCCGGGCTTAGTCTCAGGTTCATGAAAATCAGGATGATGTTTTTTCTGCCATCCAATTTTTTTTCCGCAATGATGCTTCTGCTATGTTCTGACGAAGTATGTATAATCTCTGCTCATGTCTCCATGAAAATACATGCTAAAAGGGTACAAGGCATATAGTATGAATGCATGCTTCAACCAATTAATCCATAAGTCCAAACTAATGAAGAAGGGTGGATCATATATTTCAACATGTAGTACATAGGCGAGGTTGCTTGGCGCGTGAAAATCAAGGAGGGTGTCATGTGCGTGTAGAGCAAGTATTATCATATTAACGAGGATGACACAAGCCCCCCTTTGTACTATTGTAAAGATAGTGAAGATTAGCAAAATAATGCTCCTTTCGTTCAAAAAATGTCAAGGTTTTAGTTCAAAACTAAAACCACTACACTTATTTCGGAACGGAGGGTAATTAAAACAACCGGGTACATCATTGTTTTTATACCAAAGAAGACTGATTAGCATAACCATAAAATGGAATTACATTACAGGGAAGCACAagcatgatcttgaatcaaacaacAAATGAGTCAAATAAACATATCACCATACATATGTACCAGACATATGTTTAGAATTGAGCTTGAATATGGTCAACAATCTTCTTGTCAACCTAGAAGGCTTTGGCAACGATATCATCTAAGATGGATGGCTTGGATCCAAACACCGCATTGGCTATGGTGATCACTCCAGGGTTTTTGCTGCTCAACGCCGCAATGGCTATCGCTTTTGTGGTTCCGCAGTTGTACTGAAAGTGAATTAGCCCTTGCGGAAACACAAAAACATCCCCTTTGTTAAGAGCTTTTGAGAATAACTTGTTCTCAGGGTTTGAGGTCACAAAACCAACATAGAGCGAGCCTTCTACCACCGTCAAGATCTCGGTTGCGCGGGGGTGGATGTGGGGTGGGTTTTGACCATATCGATCATAATCAACACGAGCCAAGGAGATGCCCAAAGTGTTCAACCTAGCAATATGGGCCACATTAACCGCCGTCACGGCGGAGCCTTGCTTGTTGCTCGTGTTCCCGGCCATGTGAAggccacagaagaagaagaagtcttcTGCCACCGCAGTTTTTGGGTCTTTGCATGCAAATCCATTGACAAAAACTGCACATACATATGCAGATTTTAAGAGAATTAACAACCACACATTTGCACTGATAATTAACTGAAAACATTTCACCACACACGTACTCGTGTGTTGCATGTGTGGTTATACGTACTTTGGGATGTCCTGTCAGCCAGGGGCGAAGCCAGCTAAATTTGTCAATGGGGTCATCTTCATATATTACATGGATTCAACCTTAATTACACTTTGATTAGCATCATTTCACTACAGGTTTTACATAAATCCATTGGGGTCAATTGACCCCAATGCCATAGTACTAACTCCGCCCCTGCTGTCACCGACGCAGAAATCCTGAAGCTGGCTTGGGCCCGAGGCAAGAGCACCGGAAAATGAGAGAGCCAGAAGGGCGAGGAGGAAGAACTTTGCCGCCATTTGGTAGAGAACGTTTGATTCTAACTAATAAATGGAGTGTGCTTGATCAAGTAGAGAAATAGGCAGTGATTGTGCTGATGCTGCACAAGAGGAGTCTGTTATATATAGTGAAAGGAAAAGTGTATTTCATTTGTGCTTGTTGTGTCGGGGGGTATGTGGGATGTCAAGGAAATGTTCTTCACTAGCTTCCAAGAGAGTTTGAGGAAGAAGTCTAAAACGTGTTCCTAGCAGGCCTCCACATATCCCACCTTTTTCTTCTAATTTGCATACGCGTGTTCTGAATAAGTCGCGTTCATAGTATTTTAAGCCTAGGGAGAGAGCCAAAAAGGTGTCACATATACACAGagtaaaataaaaaagaggttcATTGTTAACCTGAATTCCATGCACCCAAACGGCGCCAATATCGCGGACGGCCGACGCATACGAAGCGGGGAGTGGAGCGTTCCCCGAGCAAAGCTCGTCCGATGCGGCGGTGAAAAGACAAGAGCTTCACATTCATTTTACCCCACGCGTGACATCCGCTGAGGATGCATCGCCAATCTCGCGGATCACGAAACCGGTGCTGCACGGCACGGCGACCGACGACGGAGCACGGCCAGCCCGACGCGGGACGGGACAAAACGAAACGGGGACGCGGAGGGTCTCATCATCACAGATTCACAGGGCTCGCCGCCCGAAACAAAACCGCCCGCCTCCACGACGGATCGTCCCGTTCAATCACGCCCGCGTCGTGCCGTGCCGTGCCGCTGCCCAAATGCCCGCCCGCCCGCCGTCCTGGCCATTACACCGCGCCTGCATTTACTACCACTCCTATGCGACGCCTGATCGCCCccacacacccccgcagccacAGGCGCGCACAGGCACATGACCCCTACCCTTCCGCCAGTGGTTTTTTGGAGCGCTCCTCGTCGCGGGCTGCGCCAAAATCCGAGCCGCGCCCGTGTGGCAGAGGACGAGGACTACTGCCGGAGCAGCCACACTCATTTATGGCAGCCACCCTCCGGTCTCGTCGGGCTTTGCCTTCCTTGCCTTCCTCATCTCGTCCCCAGCCGTGGCCGGCCAGAGGCAGGCTTACGTATTCTCATCAACTACCGGTCTTGCCCCATCACTGACGCTGTGCATGCATGATCGCCAGCGAGTCGCGCGCAGGAGGATCAACAACAACAGAGGCGGCAACATAACCGGTCTCGGGCATCCGGGCTCCGGGGCCAGTGTTCGTTCATAGCAGAGGCATGTGCTCTCTTGTTCGGTGATATGATGGCCACTGCGGTTGTACGAATATTTTGCGCCTGACCTGCCCCGACCCTTTCCTGTTTAAAAGATGAGACTTAAGAGGAACTGTGTTGCTGTTCTTCCACGATGCTGCATTTGATCTGCATCGTGGTTTGCTCCGGAGACGAATGCAGGGATGTCTTTGGCAACATCCTGCTGTATTGGACAGGTTCCTCCAACTGTTGGAGCTCTTGTTTGAGAGTTGGGACAAAGGGGTTAAGGACATGCAGCCTATGAATGTGTTTGGTTGTCATCTTCAATTTTCCTGAGTTGCATGCTTGATCCAACTGAGTCTGGTTGAGGAAAAAACATGGTTTGATTGTCTGCATTGTATCAATGGCTATTCTAGAATCTACTGTTAGATTATCCGCATATGTGTTTCAGGAGCGAGCATATGCAAACCACAACCATTTTGTTGCGTGCACGCATCTGTTTTGCTCATCTCTTTCAAATGTAATGGACTTACCACTATATTTACAACACAATAGTAAACAGAACATACAACACTACCTAATTAAAAGCACATGACAGATAAACAATGCATACTAGTAATGGATAAGTTTTAGAGAGCAAAGGCATTCCATGCCCCCTGCATGACATCAGAGTGCTTATCTTTGGGCAAAATTTGTCGCAAAAGTTCAGACCATCATCACTTACAAGTTCGTACCAACTACTTCATATTGACTTGCTATATAGACGACAAGACTGATGTTGCCGATGTAGTTGTGCTTGTTGCAACAGGCCCTGCAAATGATGGAGTTGTTTTGGTTGTAGATCTGAACCTTCAGCCAAGGCCAGACATCCGTAAGACTAGGAGATCGACGAGGACGATCTTGTGGCGTTGACAGAAGTATTTCCATCCCCTTCCAGTGACCTAGACCCAGAACTAGCACCACTTATTCGCTGAGAGCCCGACGAGGCGAGGAGGCTTTAGCAACAACCACTGTTTCATCACTGGCTTGAATTTAGGCGGGATGATGAGCATGGCTATATTCTCCATGTCCTTGATCTGGACATAAAAGTGTAGCCGCTCTCGTGCCCCCTCTTCATGGCTGGTCATCGACCTGCGTGCAGTGGCTTGCGACTAGCTCATGGCAGTGAACCTGCGAGGGAGGTTCACTCTTTTTATCCATCAGTTCATCAGGATCAGGTCTTTGGCGTCCTCGGCACCAACCACCACATGCGCTCATTCGTCGGCTACGTCCCACTCCGTCTTCACGATCTTGTCAGGTAAGACGACATGTGTTAGTAACAGAGCATGATTAGATCATTGCACTAATCATTGGCAACTGTGTCTGATGCTTGGCAATTGTAAACGATCAATGTTATGATGTGAACATAGTGACAAGGTCATGAACTAGGGGTGGCCTAGATAACGGAGACCTACCTCGTAAGCTACACGTGGCCCTTAGGACCAAGACTACAAGGAAGCCCTAGAAGGCAAAAGCGTCCTTCATGCCCTCAAAGACTAGAGGGCGACGGTGACATGGATCACATTCATCCCCATGTAACCTATATAAAGGGAGGTCTAGGGCCTCCATCATTATCCAATCTTAGATCCAAATTCTCGGTAGCAATCGCGCACATCATTGTAATCTTCTACACAAGGTATACCCTCATCGTGAATAACAAGAAGAAGCAGGGCATAGGGTATTACTCCCCGGAGGCCCAAACTTGGGTAAATTATGTGTGCAGACTCTGTCCCGGTACTTACGACCTCATCATGAACCCTACCGAGGGATCTGACTATGTTTCGCTCCGTCAATTGGCGCGCCAGGAATGGGCCATGTTGGTCGGAGACCTAACCTGATCCAGAGAACAAAAAAGAGCGGCTACCACGTGATCTTGGGCAGGCCCAAGTACTTAAAGTTCATGATAGTCCTGTCCTACGCCTACTTACAACCGAAGATGTCGGTCCCAAATGACACGATTACCGTATGGGGGAGCTCGGAAAAAAGCACATGAAGCTTAGGTGGACAACGTAAAACTCGCCAAAGCCGCTTTGGCCTCAGCAGAGCTCACCAAGATAAGAAAATGGATAGGAACATCGGAGGTTTAGCTCCGTGGAAACCAAAGCCAGGGCccgttgttagggcatattttgttctaagtagttttggtgattgatgacaacacctctgcaaactaatcgtgtgcattgagcattttagataataCATCAcagggcacaagatgattcgtttcccctcggtgttgttggagcacggtgtttcctacggttctctttggtagtgttgagtagtaggaaagccgtactattaagagggggtccgcgtcggaaaggtttgggtggaatcaactcacaCACGCGCACATTTTCTTTTCACCACCTTCTCTTTGCGGCAATGGAGCACCCGCTTGGTCTATCCTTGCATTTGCAAAGGGTCCAACGGTAGCACCACTCCagatgagcggtagtactgctagctgagcggtagtaccgctccagtcgagcggtagtaccgcttagggatggtagtacctccctctctgagcggttgtacttcgtcagactttttgcgaatacttttccagcggtggtaggcTCGGTAGTAGTATGTCTGCTACCGTGGCTTTGAGTctgcctagcagtagtaccgcccag
This window encodes:
- the LOC123430574 gene encoding putative germin-like protein 2-1, with product MAAKFFLLALLALSFSGALASGPSQLQDFCVGDSRGGVIFVNGFACKDPKTAVAEDFFFFCGLHMAGNTSNKQGSAVTAVNVAHIARLNTLGISLARVDYDRYGQNPPHIHPRATEILTVVEGSLYVGFVTSNPENKLFSKALNKGDVFVFPQGLIHFQYNCGTTKAIAIAALSSKNPGVITIANAVFGSKPSILDDIVAKAF